The following coding sequences are from one Lolium rigidum isolate FL_2022 chromosome 6, APGP_CSIRO_Lrig_0.1, whole genome shotgun sequence window:
- the LOC124660044 gene encoding 60S ribosomal export protein NMD3-like, whose translation MASPHLPSGDTLFLPPPSHPSAGACTTLCCACGVPMPPNAANTCARCLRARVDVTEGAPRHAAVVHCPSCSSYLEPPRRWTRAAPESPELMQLLLRRVQRPLPRLGLSLTAAEFVFTEPHSKRLKLRLRLRSDVLRGVALEQDHAVEFVVHDRLCDSCGRARADPDQWCAVVQLRQRASHRRTLLHLEQRLATLGAADSAIRVEPTAGGLDFFFASRSRAAGLVALIASLAPARTDTAKQLVSHDTKSNSYRYKHAFSVELCPVCRDDLVFLPRDASRSLGGLGPLVLCVKVTDTLALLDASTHRVVHLGMKEYDRHRFEPVLTSRQLVEYVVLDVDPSPAAGDARFGYQTAYVQVARASELGRNDAIVTVRTHLGHLLGPGDRALGYDLRGASANGQDIENYGQSHCLPDAVLVKKIYEKGGGDKMHQAGSKPDDGVVDIDEIAMGIGGIDLDPADEVELDELLEDLRL comes from the coding sequence ATGGCGTCGCCGCATCTGCCGTCCGGCGACACGCTGTTCCTCCCTCCTCCGTCGCATCCCTCCGCCGGCGCGTGCACGACGCTATGCTGCGCGTGCGGCGTCCCGATGCCGCCCAATGCGGCCAACACCTGCGCGCGCTGCCTCCGCGCGCGCGTCGACGTCACGGAGGGGGCGCCGCGCCACGCCGCCGTGGTGCACTGTCCCTCGTGCTCCTCCTATCTGGAGCCCCCGCGGCGCTGGACGCGCGCCGCGCCGGAGTCGCCCGAGCTCATGcagctgctcctccgccgcgtcCAGCGCCCGCTCCCGCGCCTCGGCCTCTCCCTCACCGCCGCCGAGTTCGTCTTCACCGAGCCGCACTCCAAGCGCTTGAAactgcgcctccgcctccgcagcGATGTACTCCGCGGCGTCGCGCTGGAGCAGGACCACGCCGTCGAATTCGTCGTCCACGACCGCCTCTGCGACTCCTGCGGCAGAGCAAGGGCAGACCCGGACCAGTGGTGCGCCGTCGTGCAGCTGCGGCAGCGCGCGTCGCACCGCCGCACGCTGCTCCACCTCGAGCAGCGGCTAGCCACTCTCGGTGCCGCCGACTCGGCGATCCGCGTCGAGCCTACCGCTGGAGGTCTCGACTTCTTCTTCGCGTCCCGGTCCCGCGCCGCCGGTCTAGTGGCCCTGATCGCCTCCCTCGCGCCGGCGCGCACGGATACAGCGAAGCAGCTCGTGTCGCACGACACCAAGAGCAACTCGTACCGCTATAAACACGCCTTCTCCGTGGAGCTCTGCCCGGTGTGCCGCGACGACCTCGTCTTCCTCCCAAGGGATGCCTCGCGCTCGCTCGGCGGGCTTGGGCCTCTTGTCCTCTGCGTGAAGGTCACCGACACGCTGGCCCTGCTCGACGCCTCCACCCACCGCGTCGTGCACCTCGGCATGAAGGAGTACGACCGCCACAGGTTCGAGCCCGTGCTCACCAGCCGGCAGCTCGTGGAGTACGTCGTGCTGGACGTCGATCCCTCGCCGGCCGCTGGCGACGCCAGGTTCGGGTACCAGACGGCGTACGTGCAAGTGGCCCGCGCGTCGGAGCTGGGCAGGaatgacgccatcgtcaccgtgagGACGCACCTCGGCCACCTCCTGGGCCCTGGCGACCGCGCGCTTGGCTACGACCTACGCGGCGCCAGTGCCAACGGCCAGGACATCGAGAACTACGGGCAGAGCCATTGCTTGCCGGACGCGGTGCTCGTCAAGAAGATCTACGAGAAGGGTGGGGGTGATAAGATGCATCAGGCAGGGAGCAAGCCTGATGACGGCGTGGTCGACATTGATGAGATTGCTATGGGGATAGGAGGCATTGATCTCGATCCGGCTGATGAGGTGGAGCTTGATGAGTTGCTCGAGGACCTCAGGCTTTAG
- the LOC124658863 gene encoding uncharacterized protein LOC124658863: MGQAYRVRIEDEGAVSVVAEAHDTRGDDEADSVAAHRQIHVQGPQPEESAGEVGEETRAAASMHSGGAMNGKRKLVGGVGPSESEQSTLKVNPEAPGWIKRVRVGGHATERSPCPNRVGTLEKMIRSYPERRGDYVLEPSLGMTFDSLGEAYDFYNLYSWEHGFGVRYGKSRLNPERTKTMQEIVCG; encoded by the exons ATGGGCCAAGCGTACAGAGTGCGCATCGAGGACGAAGGGGCAGTCAGCGTGGTGGCGGAGGCGCACGATACCCGCGGAGACGACGAAGCAGACAGCGTTGCAGCACATAGGCAAATACATGTCCAGGGGCCGCAGCCTGAGGAGAGCGCGGGAGAAGTTGGGGAAGAAACTAGAGCGGCAGCGTCCATGCATTCAGGGGGCGCCATGAATGGCAAGAGGAAGCTTGTTGGGGGTGTTGGCCCATCGGAATCAGAGCAGTCTACTCTGAAGGTGAATCCAGAAGCGCCGGGTTGGATCAAGAG GGTGCGAGTGGGTGGTCATGCAACTGAGCGGAGTCCTTGCCCAAACCGGGTTGGTACACTGGAGAAGATGATCAGAAGTTACCCCGAGAGACGAGGAGATTATGTCCTTGAGCCATCGCTGGGCATGACATTTGATTCGCTCGGCGAGGCATATGACTTCTACAACCTCTATTCGTGGGAACACGGTTTTGGCGTTAGATATGGGAAAAGCCGGCTGAACCCAGAGAGGACGAAGACAATGCAAGAAATAGTCTGCGGCTGA
- the LOC124658899 gene encoding cysteine-rich receptor-like protein kinase 15: MAMVIFTLLLLLLLPFVAAQWPVCGNSGNYTSNSTYLANLGLLSATLPKKAVSEATQLFATDTVGHAPDMVFALTLCYGNTTAEVCEGCVVTAFQDGQQLCAHNKDATLYYDECMLRYSNQNFLSNTAGDQKWAMLSNSQNFPTSAYSFRLFLFTLLNSTGQSAANSSTRFMTSRLDVSSFPTLYSLMECTPHLTAENCTACFQVVSQLTFQYLDGPRGGRVLGTWCNMRYEIYPFFRGEPVLRIINLAPEVPAINNTTAESTPVAMFGSLSVPPPAAPPPDPLVQTTVEQHGRKSKKRVLWIIAVAGPLLSILMCSICSILWLRRRRKGRVNLPEQSFTNRPEEDKLVWRLEDNSSEFTLFDFYEILQATQNFSKENMLGRGGFGPVYKGQLPCGMEIAVKRLASHSGQGFTEFKNEVELIAKLQHNNLVKLMGCCIQGEEKLLVYEYLRNKSLDFFIFDKNRTALVDWTKRRVIIEGIAQGLLYLHKHSRLRIIHRDLKASNILLDQDMNPKISDFGLAKIFSSNDTQGSTKRVVGTYGYMSPEYASEGIYSIKSDVFSFGVLLLEILSGKRNSGFHQYGDFLNLLGYSWQVWEGGSWLELIESSIANEIHTSEARRYINIALMCVQESADDRPTMSDVVSMLNSESVTLPEPNTPAFFNLRVSKVHESFSVVVPCSFNDVTITAEQDGR; this comes from the exons atggccatggttatcttcaccctcctcctcctgcttctcCTCCCCTTCGTTGCTGCCCAATGGCCAGTGTGCGGCAATAGCGGCAACTACACATCAAACAGCACCTACCTAGCCAACCTCGGTCTCCTCTCGGCCACCCTCCCCAAGAAGGCTGTGTCTGAAGCCACCCAGCTCTTCGCCACCGACACCGTAGGCCATGCTCCGGACATGGTCTTCGCCCTCACGCTCTGCTACGGGAACACCACCGCCGAAGTCTGCGAGGGCTGTGTTGTTACCGCCTTCCAGGACGGGCAGCAGCTCTGCGCGCACAATAAGGACGCCACCTTGTACTACGATGAATGCATGCTCAGGTACTCCAACCAGAATTTTCTCAGCAACACTGCCGGCGATCAGAAATGGGCCATGCTCAGCAACTCTCAGAACTTCCCGACAAGCGCCTACTCCTTCAGGCTCTTCTTGTTCACACTTCTGAATAGCACGGGCCAGTCGGCCGCCAACAGCTCGACGAGGTTCATGACCTCGCGCTTAGATGTCAGCTCCTTCCCGACGTTGTACAGCCTTATGGAGTGCACGCCCCACCTGACCGCCGAGAACTGCACGGCCTGTTTTCAGGTCGTGTCACAGCTGACGTTCCAGTACCTCGATGGACCGCGAGGTGGTCGAGTCCTTGGGACATGGTGTAACATGAGGTACGAGATTTACCCATTCTTCCGAGGAGAACCTGTGCTGCGTATCATCAACTTGGCCCCTGAAGTTCCGGCGATCAACAACACTACAGCAGAGTCTACGCCAGTTGCCATGTTTGGCTCGCTGTCAGTGCCACCACCTGCGGCGCCACCTCCAGACCCGTTGGTGCAAACGACTGTCGAGCAGCACG GACGCAAATCAAAAAAGAGGGTGCTGTGGATTATTGCAGTGGCTGGTCCATTACTGTCAATACTTATGTGCTCTATCTGTTCCATCCTGTGGTTGAGAAGAAGGCGAAAAG GGAGGGTAAACTTACCGGAACAATCTTTCACGAATAGGCCGGAAGAAGACAAACTGGTTTGGAGATTGGAAGATAATAGTTCAGAGTTCACTCTTTTTGACTTCTATGAGATATTGCAGGCTACACAAAACTTCTCCAAGGAAAACATGCTTGGGCGAGGTGGTTTTGGCCCCGTCTACAAG GGCCAATTACCATGTGGAATGGAGATTGCAGTTAAAAGGCTTGCCTCACATTCAGGACAAGGTTTCACTGAATTCAAAAATGAAGTTGAACTTATTGCAAAACTACAACACAATAATCTGGTCAAGCTGATGGGATGTTGCATTCAGGGAGAGGAAAAACTTTTGGTGTACGAATATTTGCGAAATAAAAGCTTGGACTTCTTTATATTTG ATAAAAACAGAACAGCTTTGGTTGATTGGACTAAAAGACGTGTGATAATTGAAGGGATAGCCCAAGGTCTTCTGTATCTCCACAAGCACTCTCGGCTGCGCATTATACACAGAGACCTTAAGGCCAGCAACATTCTGTTGGACCAGGATATGAATCCTAAAATTTCTGATTTTGGCCTAGCAAAAATTTTCAGCTCTAATGATACTCAAGGAAGCACAAAGAGGGTAGTGGGAACATA CGGTTATATGTCTCCGGAGTATGCATCTGAAGGCATTTACTCAATCAAATCTGACGTGTTCAGCTTCGGTGTGTTACTTCTTGAGATCCTTAGTGGAAAAAGGAATTCTGGTTTTCATCAATATGGAGACTTCCTTAACCTCCTTGGATAC TCATGGCAGGTCTGGGAAGGAGGAAGCTGGCTTGAGCTTATAGAATCATCAATTGCCAATGAGATCCATACATCAGAGGCTAGGAGGTACATTAACATCGCACTAATGTGCGTCCAAGAGAGTGCAGATGATCGACCAACCATGTCAGACGTCGTTTCAATGTTAAACAGCGAGAGTGTTACTCTTCCAGAGCCTAATACCCCTGCGTTCTTTAACCTAAGGGTATCAAAGGTACACGAATCATTTAGTGTGGTTGTTCcatgcagttttaatgatgtaACCATCACTGCGGAGCAAGATGGCAGATAG
- the LOC124660046 gene encoding uncharacterized protein LOC124660046 has protein sequence MGFTAEWGTAREQFSIPSLLQVPAHRSPVKPSNNNGIISADWSSLPSDLVNRIAGCLLATNDVDYYMDFRAVCSTWRSATTDTKNNPDKRFHPSRWVVIDEVSSVDVEDRTRLLVNTATGRVLRKDLPMLRKYYIIVTTGGFFVLADKKPPHATRVLNPLTGYLLRFMAPMVTEKVAAAAAVAGPTLICFATHAMVCFLVESAGQMLMIFKLQERMEVFKVDNDISTPQAGHSASACEERIGNRAIFLGYRQCLFVNADKFQMVEANCIYYFLSSYTFNAWGSELESAKNLDNFIPNAKDFGLSSYLEDLEFGD, from the exons ATGGGCTTCACTGCAGAGTGGGGAACtgcaagag AGCAATTCTCAATCCCTTCACTGCTCCAAGTTCCAGCTCATAGATCCCCTGTGAAACCTTCCAACAACAATGGCATCATATCTGCAGACTGGTCCTCGCTCCCATCCGACCTGGTTAACCGCATCGCCGGCTGCCTCCTGGCCACCAATGATGTCGACTATTACATGGACTTCCGTGCCGTCTGCAGCACCTGGCGCTCTGCCACCACCGACACCAAGAATAACCCGGACAAGCGCTTCCACCCAAGCCGCTGGGTCGTGATCGACGAGGTCAGCTCTGTGGATGTGGAGGACCGCACACGCCTTTTGGTGAACACTGCCACAGGCCGCGTGCTCCGCAAGGACCTGCCTATGCTCCGCAAATACTATATCATCGTTACTACTGGTGGCTTCTTCGTCCTCGCAGACAAGAAACCGCCTCACGCCACACGTGTCCTCAACCCTCTCACTGGCTACTTGCTTCGTTTCATGGCGCCCATGGTTACCGAGAaggtggctgctgctgctgctgtcgctGGTCCTACTCTTATTTGTTTTGCGACTCATGCC ATGGTTTGTTTTCTTGTGGAGTCTGCTGGTCAAATGCTGATGATCTTTAAGCTCCAAGAGCGCATGGAAGTTTTCAAGGTAGATAATGACATAAGTACACCtcaggctggccatagtg cctcagCCTGTGAAGAGCGCATCGGCAACCGGGCCATCTTCCTTGGTTATCGGCAGTGTCTGTTTGTTAATGCTGATAAGTTCCAGATGGTTGAAGCCAACTGCATCTACTAT TTCCTCTCCAGCTACACCTTCAATGCCTGGGGCTCTGAACTAGAATCGGCAAAAAACTTAGATAATTTTATTCCAAATGCGAAAGATTTTGGGCTTTCGTCATACCTCGAGGATCTTGAGTTTGGTGATTGA